The genomic DNA ATTTGACAATGTCAGATACTTGGTCAAAGATCCTGTCACCAGTGCATATACTTTGAAGACAACAGacatttattattatcaagTTCAATGCCTACTTGGTCTCACTGGTCTGGAGTGGTGTGATTTCTTCAGTTATATCAATGACAATTTATATGTGTGTCAAAGAATAATgtttgatcagtttttttttcaggaggCCAAAGACAAAGTAGacagttttttctttcaatattatttgtgCTGAtgaatatattaattttgtcacATTCATGATCACTCGGGAAAACATGGGTGAAACGTTGGAGGCACAAGTAATGTCTTTAGACATGTATTAAATGCAGCATTTTGATTTTAACTGTATCCAATGTATTCTGATTCGTGCACCtgtcaatgttaagccccaggagGGAGAAAGGTGGACCCAGGACATTTAAGATTCTCACTTCTGGGATTAGAATTTCACAGAAGACAAATTTCCACGCGTGGGCGGTCCTGACAGGGAAAGGGGTATGTTTTTGGCATGGGAAGGGGTGTGTAGATACTAGCAACCATGCTCTGGTTAGGAAATTTGACATTGAAACAGACTAGAATGTCAAGTCCCCTGGGGTATGCCTTACCTCCCCCATGGATGAGCATTTATTTGTGTACTGTGAATGCTTAATATATTAGGAATACCGTTTATGCATTATAAATACCATATATAGCAAAGACCACTCTTAAATATTCATAATGTACCCATCAATAATTTTACCAAAGTTTGTTCCTAgttagagttatttcagtaaccCTATTCAAGTCTAGGATTTAATATTTCAAAGTCAAAAAGGGAATTACTTAGTGTCTATCACTACAGGTGTCTTCATGACCAATAACCCATTTCTTGTAATCATTCCACAGCTGTTCATTTTACTTGTTATTTTGAGATAATATTAGGGGACCCTGAAAATTTGTGAGCAAGCAAGCCACTGTGTACAGCTGGTTTACAGAACCTAATGTTGAAAGGGGTACATCAGTATCAAAAAAGTGGTACTCCTTGATCCGCCTTATCGCACGCTCCACGTGTATTCTAAGCCTGGCAATGGTCTTAGTTTTTTGTACATCTAGAGCAGTAAACTTGCCTTGACTTTTGAGGAATGGGGGAATATTCAGAGCTACACCTTTTGCCCTAAGAAGATCATCAATGTCAAAACCTTTGTCTGCCATCACTGAATCCCCCTGTTCTAGTAAATCTAGTATACCACTGCATCTTGTTATTTCTTTGTCTGAGATTCCACCTGTATATAGGCATGACACAAAAGAGATGGCACCATATGGTGTAATTCCAATTAAACCCTtgagtgttgtgctacttttataCGAAGAATAGAACTGTGATTGGAGTAGCAGTGAAGTTGGGGTCTGCACAAAAATTTCTGTGCAGTCCAATATAACTCTTGTAGTTGGGTACATGGCCTTGAAACTCTCAGGCATGAATTTATTTACATCATCACGTGATGGCCAGATCATTTGGCTTCCAAGGAAAAAATATAGGAAGTTGCACCATGTTGTTATTTTCCTGCTTATTGAAGACATACAAATTTGGAAGCGATGAGCAAGATCTTTTTCAAAGAGCCCTAATTTCAGTCGAACAAGAAACATGAACAATTCATCAATTAATTGCATAGTTCTTGCTCCGGGCCTGCTTTCTCGTTCCCCAGAAGCATAGCAGTAGGTCATTGTTTCTGCTGCCGGCCTGACAAATTCATAAAAGTCCTGAATGTGTTGATAGGTGGGGAAACCAGTGTAAAACTTTATGGAATCATTATCAGTGCTACATCGTTCAAGGCCAAATTTGCTTAGGGCCAGTTGCTCTGCTGCCTGCTTTTGGACACTTTTGATGTCAATAGATGCTTGGGCTTGGACTGCCTCAACTTGCTTGATTGCAGCTGCTGTTTCATACTTAACTTTTACCAGTTCTTCCTTAGTGGCCAATAACTCAGCTTGTAGTGCTTTCATTTCATCCTGCATTGACTGTATACTAGTAGTTGGTTCATTTGATTGTATGTCAGTAGTTGGTTGATGCTCCATGTCTTCATTAACACTTTCATCTGTTTGGGTATCTCTAAAATCAGCAAGAATACATGCAGTAGAATTATATAATTTgttataaatgaagaaatgtaaacaatgtaAAAACTGTGCACTGACTATGTCCTCACAATCAATTTTATTATTCTGTCTTGGAATAATGATGACAACAAACTGGAagaaatcttcaaattttagTGAAGAACTAGTCCTTTACCTGCCTGTATGTCgaataatttttcttctttccttaATTGGTGTAGACCAATCAAAAATCGAAGGGATGGCTCCTCTCTTTAGTGAACGACTTCCACTTTTACTAGGTTGAAGGTAGTCTTCTTCTCTGAAGTGT from Montipora capricornis isolate CH-2021 chromosome 2, ASM3666992v2, whole genome shotgun sequence includes the following:
- the LOC138024201 gene encoding uncharacterized protein, translated to MAASQENTVNEPPAPSIEKNKSCFHCCVPKCNGDSRCHSELRFHRLPGRSKDGNIRKQWLIKIRREEGPHFKISASTRVCSRHFREEDYLQPSKSGSRSLKRGAIPSIFDWSTPIKERRKIIRHTGRDTQTDESVNEDMEHQPTTDIQSNEPTTSIQSMQDEMKALQAELLATKEELVKVKYETAAAIKQVEAVQAQASIDIKSVQKQAAEQLALSKFGLERCSTDNDSIKFYTGFPTYQHIQDFYEFVRPAAETMTYCYASGERESRPGARTMQLIDELFMFLVRLKLGLFEKDLAHRFQICMSSISRKITTWCNFLYFFLGSQMIWPSRDDVNKFMPESFKAMYPTTRVILDCTEIFVQTPTSLLLQSQFYSSYKSSTTLKGLIGITPYGAISFVSCLYTGGISDKEITRCSGILDLLEQGDSVMADKGFDIDDLLRAKGVALNIPPFLKSQGKFTALDVQKTKTIARLRIHVERAIRRIKEYHFFDTDVPLSTLGSVNQLYTVACLLTNFQGPLILSQNNK